The following coding sequences lie in one Rutidosis leptorrhynchoides isolate AG116_Rl617_1_P2 chromosome 4, CSIRO_AGI_Rlap_v1, whole genome shotgun sequence genomic window:
- the LOC139841456 gene encoding F-box protein CPR1-like — translation MASEFRTTLPPSIITNILCRLPAKSVGRFRLRHIIFNPTTKEVAGLPESGDEIIDGKSGDEIINIDSIAEGQIVYGFGYDSLTDDYKVVTISDIHRANLVNVDVTMHVHVYSLRANTWKGIIDTPGNHIYTVDAGVFSNGFLHWLEIKENEHLGNIIAFSLSDEKFNEILIPKVDFVYGKNCKLVDLGGKLALFMESKGEVWLMNEYGVNESWTKISLHGFDEMRMFFRPMIFDYDGKIMVVGKKQRFIYDVEGGFSENVEISHNHQLIVLGSYVESLVSLQSSQGLTEGTLNLSSGASGDPTSLDEFLQIILQMV, via the exons ATGGCGTCGGAATTCCGCACCACGCTTCCACCGTCAATTATCACCAACATCTTATGTCGTCTCCCTGCGAAATCGGTTGGTCGTTTCAG GCTTAGGCACATCATTTTTAACCCAACAACTAAGGAAGTTGCGGGTTTACCTGAATCAGGAGATGAGATAATAGACGGTAAATCAGGAGATGAGATAATAAACATAGACAGTATCGCAGAAGGGCAAATTGTGTATGGATTTGGTTATGATTCGTTAACTGATGATTACAAGGTTGTTACAATCTCTGACATACATAGGGCCAATTTGGTCAATGTTGATGTCACTATGCACGTTCATGTTTATAGCCTTAGAGCTAATACATGGAAAGGAATTATTGATACTCCTGGTAATCATATTTATACGGTTGATGCAGGTGTATTTTCGAACGGGTTTCTTCATTGGTTAGAAATAAAGGAAAACGAGCATTTAGGAAACATTATTGCATTTAGTTTGTCGGATGAGAAATTTAACGAAATTTTGATACCCAAAGTTGATTTCGTGTATGGTAAAAATTGCAAACTCGTTGATCTTGGTGGAAAGCTTGCATTATTTATGGAATCGAAAGGGGAGGTTTGGTTGATGAATGAGTATGGGGTCAATGAATCTTGGACTAAGATTTCACTCCATGGATTCGATGAAATGAGGATGTTTTTTCGACCTATGATTTTTGATTACGATGGAAAAATTATGGTTGTTGGCAAAAAGCAAAGGTTTATATATGATGTTGAAGGAGGCTTCTCTGAAAATGTTGAGATTTCTCATAATCATCAGTTGATTGTTTTGGGTAGCTATGTTGAAAGCCTTGTCTCCCTGCAAAGCTCACAAGGATTAACCGAAGGGACCTTAAACCTGAGCAGTGGCGCATCTGGTGACCCCACTAGTTTGGATGAGTTTTTACAAATTATTCTTCAAATGGTATAG
- the LOC139841457 gene encoding F-box protein CPR1-like: protein MASECSNTLPPEMITNILCRLPAKLVSHFRCVSKDWLSQLSSHKFIKNHENTLNQKHILLNSLGELSLFSIPIDYQEKIPTNLCFRLWTVHFHGCCNGLVSGSASFCDEDFILKHYICNPTTKEVVGLPESGHEVIDGVSKGQIVCGFDYVSLTDDYKVVMISDEHKDNLSDANVTMCVHVYSLRANTWKGIIDTPGNHTYGVGPGAFINGFLHWLEINENMYLGNITTFSLSDEKFNKMLLPKVDFVYGRDCKLVGIGGKLGLFLEPKGEVWLMNEYGVNGSWTKILLQGFNTISKDDEAHQMESIQKEACGIKMNG, encoded by the exons ATGGCGTCCGAATGCAGCAATACACTTCCACCTGAGATGATCACCAACATCTTATGTCGTCTTCCTGCAAAATTGGTTAGTCATTTCAGGTGCGTTTCAAAGGATTGGCTATCTCAACTTTCATCACACAAATTCATTAAAAACCATGAAAATACCCTCAACCAAAAACACATCTTACTTAATTCCCTTGGTGAGCTTTCGTTATTCTCAATCCCAATTGATTACCAAGAAAAAATACCAACAAATCTTTGCTTCAGATTATGGACCGTTCATTTTCATGGTTGCTGCAATGGCCTTGTTTCTGGGTCAGCATCTTTTTGTGATGAAGATTTCATTCTTAAGCACTACATTTGTAACCCAACGACTAAGGAAGTAGTAGGATTACCTGAATCAGGACATGAGGTAATAGACGGTGTCTCAAAAGGGCAAATTGTTTGTGGATTTGATTATGTTTCGTTAACTGATGATTATAAGGTTGTTATGATCTCTGACGAACACAAGGACAATTTGAGTGATGCTAATGTTACTATGTGTGTTCATGTTTATAGCCTTAGAGCTAATACATGGAAAGGAATAATTGATACTCCCGGTAATCATACTTATGGAGTGGGTCCAGGCGCATTTATCAACGGGTTTCTTCATTGGTTAGAAATAAACGAAAACATGTATTTAGGTAACATTACTACATTTAGTTTGTCAGATGAGAAATTCAACAAAATGTTGTTACCCAAAGTTGATTTCGTGTATGGTAGAGATTGTAAACTCGTTGGTATTGGTGGAAAGCTTGGTTTATTTTTGGAACCAAAAGGGGAAGTTTGGTTGATGAATGAGTATGGAGTCAATGGATCTTGGACTAAGATTTTACTACAGGGATTCAATACAATCA GTAAAGATGATGAAGCCCACCAAATGGAAAGTATACAAAAAGAGGCATGTGGGATCAAGATGAACGGTTGA